In a single window of the Nocardiopsis composta genome:
- the glpX gene encoding class II fructose-bisphosphatase, producing MTVPTPPPSADVPDRNLALELVRVTEAAALAAARWVGRGDKNGADGVAVHGMRHLISTVSMKGTVVIGEGEKDNAPMLYNGERVGDGSGAECDVAVDPIDGTRLTAMGMPNAISVISVAPRHSMFDPSAVFYMEKLAAGPQAADAVDITAPVAENIRAVARAKGGSPQDVTVVILDRPRHEGLVREVREAGARIKFITDGDVAGAIMAARPGTGVDLLLGIGGTPEGIITACAMKCLGGTIQGRLWPRDADERRKALDAGHDLDRVLHTDDLVASDDVFFAATGITDGELVGGVRYEAGGAITDSLVMRGRSGTVRQIRSEHRLSKLATYSGVDFDAADR from the coding sequence ATGACCGTGCCCACGCCGCCGCCGAGCGCCGACGTCCCCGACCGCAACCTCGCACTGGAGCTGGTGCGGGTCACGGAGGCGGCCGCGCTGGCCGCCGCTCGGTGGGTGGGCCGGGGCGACAAGAACGGCGCCGACGGCGTCGCCGTGCACGGCATGCGCCACCTGATCAGCACCGTGTCGATGAAGGGCACCGTGGTCATCGGCGAGGGCGAGAAGGACAACGCCCCGATGCTCTACAACGGGGAGCGGGTCGGCGACGGCAGCGGCGCCGAGTGCGACGTCGCGGTCGACCCGATCGACGGTACCCGGCTCACCGCGATGGGCATGCCCAACGCGATCTCGGTCATCTCGGTGGCGCCGCGGCACTCCATGTTCGACCCGTCCGCGGTGTTCTACATGGAGAAGCTGGCCGCCGGCCCGCAGGCCGCGGACGCGGTGGACATCACCGCCCCGGTCGCGGAGAACATCCGGGCCGTGGCGCGGGCCAAGGGCGGCAGCCCGCAGGACGTCACCGTCGTCATCCTGGACCGGCCCCGGCACGAGGGCCTGGTGCGCGAGGTCCGCGAGGCCGGCGCCCGGATCAAGTTCATCACCGACGGCGACGTGGCCGGCGCGATCATGGCGGCCCGCCCCGGCACCGGTGTCGACCTGCTGCTCGGCATCGGCGGCACCCCGGAGGGCATCATCACCGCGTGCGCGATGAAGTGCCTCGGCGGCACCATCCAGGGCCGGTTGTGGCCACGCGACGCCGACGAGCGGCGCAAGGCGCTGGACGCCGGGCACGACCTGGACCGGGTGCTGCACACCGACGACCTGGTCGCCTCGGACGACGTCTTCTTCGCCGCGACCGGGATCACCGACGGCGAGCTGGTCGGCGGGGTCCGCTACGAGGCGGGCGGCGCGATCACCGACTCCCTGGTCATGCGGGGCCGCAGCGGCACCGTGCGGCAGATCCGCAGCGAGCACCGGCTGAGCAAGCTGGCCACCTACAGCGGCGTGGACTTCGACGCGGCCGACCGCTGA
- a CDS encoding TetR/AcrR family transcriptional regulator codes for MTVDKAEKNGRPAGRGAPRGAATRAALLEAAAHVFTTVGFSKAGVSQVVAQAGASVGSLYHHFTGKADLFLALYEEFQQRQQNRTRQAVSEARAEGETDPARLMYTAARAYLEGCIVERDTAALFFSGDGPPGFDSRLRTRLREWTDRNAALFRKADEPVDEPLMTVVSGSMLVAVSEVVRLDDDAARRFADEVTDLLSELRPRNRRAGDAERPPSTG; via the coding sequence GTGACAGTCGACAAGGCCGAGAAGAACGGGCGGCCGGCCGGGCGGGGCGCACCGCGCGGCGCCGCCACCAGGGCCGCCCTGCTGGAAGCGGCGGCGCACGTCTTCACCACGGTGGGCTTCTCCAAGGCCGGGGTGAGCCAGGTGGTCGCGCAGGCCGGCGCCAGCGTCGGCAGCCTCTACCACCACTTCACCGGCAAGGCCGACCTCTTCCTCGCCCTCTACGAGGAGTTCCAGCAGCGCCAGCAGAACCGCACCCGCCAGGCGGTCAGCGAGGCGCGGGCGGAGGGGGAGACCGACCCCGCCCGCCTGATGTACACCGCGGCCCGCGCCTACCTGGAGGGCTGCATCGTGGAGCGGGACACCGCTGCCCTGTTCTTCAGCGGCGACGGCCCGCCCGGGTTCGACTCCCGGCTCCGCACCCGGCTGCGCGAGTGGACCGACCGCAACGCCGCGCTGTTCCGCAAGGCCGACGAGCCGGTGGACGAACCGCTGATGACCGTGGTGAGCGGCTCCATGCTGGTCGCCGTCTCCGAGGTGGTGCGGCTCGACGACGACGCCGCGCGGCGGTTCGCAGACGAGGTCACCGACCTGCTCTCCGAGCTGCGGCCGCGGAACCGGCGGGCCGGGGACGCGGAGCGGCCGCCGAGCACCGGCTGA
- a CDS encoding class I SAM-dependent DNA methyltransferase encodes MIRFSDFDTRDYPTVDVATGYGRWADTYEQTVEDIMDLGLLDRLPRPDWPAVRRAADLGCGTGRTGAWLRSRGVGSVDGVDLTPEMLALAEEKGAHDRLLRADATDTGLKSGAYDLAIASLIDEHLPALGPLYAEASRLVRPGGSFVIAAFHPQFIISSGMPTHFTEATGESVAITTNVHLVSDHIKAGLGNGWSLTHMDEGVIDDAWIATKPKWERFRSVPISAVYVWENREGQEG; translated from the coding sequence ATGATCCGCTTCTCGGACTTCGACACCCGCGACTACCCCACCGTCGACGTCGCCACCGGCTACGGCCGCTGGGCCGACACCTACGAGCAGACCGTCGAGGACATCATGGACCTCGGCCTGCTCGACCGGCTCCCCCGGCCCGACTGGCCCGCCGTCCGGCGCGCCGCCGACCTGGGCTGCGGCACCGGCCGCACCGGCGCCTGGCTCCGCTCCCGCGGGGTCGGCTCCGTCGACGGGGTGGACCTCACCCCGGAGATGCTGGCCCTCGCCGAGGAGAAGGGCGCCCACGACCGGCTGCTGCGGGCCGACGCCACCGACACCGGCCTGAAGTCCGGCGCCTACGACCTGGCCATCGCCTCCCTGATCGACGAGCACCTGCCCGCCCTCGGCCCGCTCTACGCGGAGGCCTCCCGGCTGGTCCGACCGGGCGGCTCGTTCGTCATCGCCGCCTTCCACCCGCAGTTCATCATCTCCAGCGGCATGCCCACCCACTTCACCGAGGCGACGGGCGAGTCCGTGGCCATCACGACCAACGTCCACCTGGTCAGCGACCACATCAAGGCGGGGTTGGGGAACGGCTGGTCGCTCACCCACATGGACGAGGGCGTCATCGACGACGCCTGGATCGCGACCAAGCCGAAGTGGGAGAGGTTCCGCAGCGTCCCCATCTCCGCCGTCTACGTCTGGGAGAACCGGGAGGGGCAAGAGGGGTGA
- a CDS encoding DUF3352 domain-containing protein, with translation MVPTAAVLGVALMATGVWASNTVINDLFGGPQPNQVFPADTVAYAQIDLKPSATQMAGYAEFIGRLPDSVREDLDNEEDPAADFFEESFDYLDYEEDVSPWLGRRFGAAMLPSGESEDGQGVTGALAIAVTDEAAASEALDKIKAEEGEEFEYEFRDGFAVIAESPSILAELGSKVESDGSLADDPEFSSDMGAAAQDSIAAGWFDIGAAAKLAGDALSSATGGSEDYGYDGYGYEDYSTGPELPDPAELDITGRAVAAVNVEGEYLEVRGDLFEFSAAGFSLDDYQPSETGLTELGELPSDTVFGFGGSSLDELSEQAWDDLAGAIPEVTEEIEAGAAEVGGLEIPGDLGKVLGAQTAFGTNAISGGDDPFADSGAFQYRAAGADKALFDELSEAAAADSYSSPPGVKEEDGTVVLSSGSSSQDKLGDDPVYQQVMQDTEQASLGYYMDVRALMESTEDAPDADQWGAVGFTASFGDGQATSLFRWAPSGG, from the coding sequence ATGGTCCCCACCGCGGCGGTGCTCGGCGTCGCGCTGATGGCGACCGGCGTGTGGGCCTCCAACACCGTCATCAACGACCTGTTCGGCGGCCCCCAGCCGAACCAGGTGTTCCCGGCCGACACGGTCGCCTACGCCCAGATCGACCTGAAGCCGTCCGCCACCCAGATGGCCGGCTACGCCGAGTTCATCGGCAGGCTCCCCGACTCCGTCCGGGAGGACCTCGACAACGAGGAGGACCCGGCCGCCGACTTCTTCGAGGAGTCCTTCGACTACCTCGACTACGAGGAGGACGTCTCCCCGTGGCTGGGCCGCCGGTTCGGCGCCGCGATGCTCCCCTCCGGTGAGAGCGAGGACGGGCAGGGCGTGACGGGCGCCCTCGCGATCGCCGTCACCGACGAGGCCGCCGCGTCCGAGGCGCTGGACAAGATCAAGGCCGAAGAGGGCGAGGAGTTCGAGTACGAGTTCCGCGACGGCTTCGCGGTGATCGCCGAATCCCCCTCGATCCTGGCCGAACTGGGCTCCAAGGTGGAGTCGGACGGCTCGCTCGCCGACGACCCCGAGTTCTCCTCCGACATGGGCGCGGCCGCCCAGGACAGCATCGCCGCGGGCTGGTTCGACATCGGCGCCGCCGCGAAGCTCGCCGGCGACGCGCTCTCCTCGGCGACCGGCGGCTCCGAGGACTACGGGTACGACGGCTACGGGTACGAGGACTACTCCACCGGCCCCGAGCTGCCCGACCCGGCGGAGCTGGACATCACCGGGCGGGCGGTCGCCGCGGTGAACGTGGAGGGCGAATACCTGGAGGTCCGCGGCGACCTGTTCGAGTTCTCCGCCGCCGGCTTCTCGCTGGACGACTACCAGCCCTCCGAGACCGGCCTGACCGAGCTGGGCGAGCTGCCCTCCGACACGGTGTTCGGCTTCGGCGGCAGCAGCCTGGACGAGCTGAGCGAGCAGGCCTGGGACGACCTGGCCGGCGCGATCCCGGAGGTCACCGAGGAGATCGAGGCCGGCGCCGCCGAGGTCGGCGGCCTGGAGATCCCCGGCGACCTCGGCAAGGTGCTGGGCGCCCAGACCGCCTTCGGCACCAACGCGATCAGCGGCGGGGACGACCCGTTCGCCGACTCCGGCGCCTTCCAGTACCGCGCCGCGGGCGCGGACAAGGCGCTCTTCGACGAGCTGTCCGAGGCCGCCGCCGCGGACTCCTACTCCTCTCCCCCCGGGGTGAAGGAGGAGGACGGCACGGTGGTGCTCTCCTCCGGCAGCTCCTCCCAGGACAAGCTGGGCGACGACCCGGTCTACCAGCAGGTCATGCAGGACACCGAGCAGGCCTCGCTCGGCTACTACATGGACGTGCGCGCCCTGATGGAGTCCACCGAGGACGCCCCGGACGCCGACCAGTGGGGCGCGGTCGGCTTCACCGCCTCGTTCGGCGACGGGCAGGCCACCTCGCTGTTCCGCTGGGCGCCCAGCGGCGGCTGA
- a CDS encoding DUF6542 domain-containing protein: MGSRRTESPEDPRGPFFTPPPPRRRTRSRPKPSTPPAASGKRPQRPPAGRPERTGRPARSAAPSTGAQVRLTGRGGVLAIIAACVLAALTAEATGWTALNGYMFVTSCVVAALLVRPGDLLSLTVSPPLAYFTAAVLAESLLTLGSDGFARGLAIGLGTRLADVAPWLFLGTALVLLIAVFRGLPANFRDFSDQLNGRRPRR; encoded by the coding sequence ATGGGCTCGCGTAGGACGGAAAGCCCCGAGGACCCCCGGGGCCCCTTCTTCACGCCTCCGCCGCCGCGCCGCCGCACGCGTTCGCGCCCCAAGCCGTCCACACCGCCCGCGGCCTCCGGGAAGCGGCCGCAGCGCCCGCCCGCGGGGCGGCCCGAGCGGACCGGGCGGCCGGCCCGCTCCGCGGCGCCGTCCACCGGGGCGCAGGTCCGCCTCACCGGGCGCGGCGGCGTGCTGGCCATCATCGCCGCCTGCGTGCTCGCCGCACTGACCGCCGAGGCGACCGGCTGGACCGCGCTGAACGGGTACATGTTCGTCACCTCGTGCGTGGTGGCGGCCCTGCTGGTGCGCCCGGGGGACCTGCTGTCGCTGACCGTCAGCCCGCCGCTGGCCTACTTCACCGCCGCGGTGCTCGCGGAGAGCCTGCTGACCCTGGGCAGCGACGGCTTCGCCCGCGGCCTGGCCATCGGCCTGGGCACCCGGCTGGCCGACGTCGCCCCGTGGCTGTTCCTGGGCACCGCGCTGGTGCTGCTCATCGCGGTCTTCCGCGGCCTGCCGGCGAACTTCCGCGACTTCAGCGACCAGCTCAACGGCCGCCGCCCGCGCCGCTGA
- the xseA gene encoding exodeoxyribonuclease VII large subunit: protein MGMESSAEAPQPVRVVMQAVGGWIGRLGRIWVEGQIAELNRRGGTAFITLRDPVANVSARVVCPIRVLEANGPAPQAGARVVIHAKPDFYVARGTFSLLALEIRHVGLGELLARLEQLRKTLAAEGLFSEARKRRLPFLPGTVGLICGRDSAAERDVLENGRRRWPAVRFEVREVAVQGDRAVGEVIEALKELDGHPGVDVIVIARGGGSLEDLLPFSDEALVRAVAAAGTPVVSAIGHEQDAPLLDYVADVRASTPTDAAKKTVPDVGEQLELIRQLRDRARRVIRGGLDREKAWLDGMRSRPVLASPIREIDRLTEQVTGLRDRARRSLTVSLDRAEDGLVHTRARLHALSPATTLARGYAIVQGPDGAVVRSAAEVSPGDELRLRFAEDSLSATAGEPTTEPASAREDTADGND from the coding sequence ATGGGTATGGAGAGTTCGGCCGAGGCGCCGCAACCGGTCCGCGTGGTCATGCAGGCCGTCGGTGGCTGGATCGGGCGGCTGGGCCGGATCTGGGTCGAGGGGCAGATCGCCGAGCTCAACCGGCGCGGCGGCACCGCCTTCATCACCCTGCGCGACCCGGTCGCCAACGTGTCCGCCCGGGTGGTCTGCCCGATCCGCGTGCTGGAGGCCAACGGCCCGGCGCCGCAGGCCGGCGCCCGCGTCGTCATCCACGCCAAACCCGACTTCTACGTCGCCCGCGGCACCTTCTCCCTGCTCGCCCTGGAGATCCGGCACGTCGGCCTGGGCGAGCTGCTGGCCCGGCTGGAGCAGCTGCGCAAGACCCTCGCCGCGGAAGGGCTCTTCTCCGAGGCGCGCAAGCGCCGGCTGCCGTTCCTGCCCGGCACGGTCGGCCTGATCTGCGGGCGCGACTCCGCCGCCGAGCGCGACGTGCTGGAGAACGGCCGCCGCCGCTGGCCCGCGGTCCGCTTCGAGGTCCGCGAGGTCGCGGTCCAGGGCGACCGTGCCGTCGGAGAGGTCATCGAGGCCCTCAAGGAGCTGGACGGCCACCCCGGCGTCGACGTCATCGTCATCGCCCGCGGCGGCGGCAGCCTGGAGGACCTGCTGCCCTTCTCCGACGAGGCGCTGGTCCGCGCGGTCGCCGCCGCCGGCACGCCGGTGGTCAGCGCCATCGGCCACGAGCAGGACGCCCCGCTGCTCGACTACGTGGCCGACGTCCGCGCCTCCACCCCCACCGACGCGGCGAAGAAGACCGTCCCCGACGTCGGCGAGCAGCTCGAACTCATCCGGCAGCTGCGCGACCGCGCCCGCAGGGTCATCCGGGGCGGCCTCGACCGGGAGAAGGCCTGGCTGGACGGCATGCGCTCGCGCCCGGTCCTGGCCAGCCCGATCCGCGAGATCGACCGCCTCACCGAGCAGGTCACCGGCCTGCGCGACCGGGCCCGGCGCAGCCTGACCGTATCGCTGGACCGCGCCGAGGACGGCCTCGTGCACACCAGGGCCCGGCTGCACGCGCTCTCCCCGGCGACCACCCTGGCCCGCGGCTACGCGATCGTCCAGGGCCCGGACGGAGCGGTGGTCCGCTCCGCGGCGGAGGTCTCCCCGGGCGACGAACTCCGCCTCCGGTTCGCCGAGGACAGCCTCTCGGCCACCGCTGGCGAACCGACCACCGAACCCGCCTCCGCCCGCGAGGACACCGCGGACGGGAACGATTGA
- a CDS encoding DUF4245 domain-containing protein, whose translation MSTYNRADSTMGGMAIAMGIIVGILLIMALVANWRSGENIPSVDYRPDAEMLAETADFTAYAPEGLPDGWVPTSTDLSTGEPVTWKVGFATPEDRHAELLIGAEDPEAMVEAATGGGKRDGASQVGGEEWERYLDGSETRHSLVKREDGVTVIVSGGSGYEELEVLAGSLKEV comes from the coding sequence ATGAGTACGTACAACCGGGCTGACTCGACGATGGGCGGCATGGCGATCGCCATGGGCATCATCGTCGGCATTCTGCTGATCATGGCGCTCGTGGCGAACTGGCGCAGCGGCGAGAACATCCCCAGCGTCGACTACCGCCCCGACGCCGAGATGCTGGCCGAGACCGCGGACTTCACCGCCTACGCCCCGGAGGGCCTGCCGGACGGCTGGGTGCCCACCAGCACCGACCTCTCCACCGGGGAGCCGGTGACCTGGAAGGTCGGCTTCGCCACCCCGGAGGACCGGCACGCCGAGCTGCTGATCGGCGCGGAGGACCCGGAGGCCATGGTGGAGGCGGCGACCGGCGGCGGGAAGCGCGACGGTGCCTCGCAGGTCGGCGGCGAGGAGTGGGAGCGCTACCTGGACGGTTCGGAGACCCGGCACTCGCTGGTCAAGCGGGAGGACGGCGTGACCGTCATCGTCTCCGGCGGCTCCGGCTACGAGGAGCTGGAGGTCCTCGCCGGTTCGCTGAAGGAGGTCTGA
- a CDS encoding patatin-like phospholipase family protein, which produces MRKALVLGGGGITGIAWQLGILSWLHDAGLDLTDADLVVGTSAGSVVGAQITSGTPLHELYRRQLEPPSTEIEARLPRLRMARFALAFLLERDPRRARARVGRIAHTSSTSSQTERRAVIASRLPAHEWPDADLRVVAVDAHTGDRAVLDREAGIPLVDAVTASCAVPGVWPPVLAGGGLYIDGGAYSPANVDLAEGYDRVVVLAPIPGGWGPVPGPAAQLAELPEKTRTALVTPDAAALDAFGGRLLDPARRAPAARAGRNQAPSVLTAVAAAWDG; this is translated from the coding sequence ATGCGCAAGGCCCTGGTTCTCGGGGGCGGAGGGATCACCGGAATCGCCTGGCAGCTGGGCATCCTCTCCTGGCTGCACGACGCCGGCCTCGACCTCACCGACGCCGACCTGGTCGTCGGCACCTCGGCCGGCTCGGTGGTCGGCGCGCAGATCACCTCCGGGACGCCGCTGCACGAGCTCTACCGGCGCCAGCTGGAGCCGCCCTCCACCGAGATCGAGGCGCGCCTGCCCCGGCTCCGGATGGCCCGCTTCGCCCTGGCGTTCCTGCTCGAACGCGACCCGCGCCGCGCCCGCGCCCGGGTCGGGCGGATCGCGCACACCAGCTCCACCTCCTCCCAGACCGAGCGCCGCGCCGTCATCGCCTCCCGCCTCCCCGCGCACGAGTGGCCCGACGCCGACCTGCGGGTCGTCGCGGTCGACGCGCACACCGGCGACCGCGCCGTACTGGACCGCGAGGCCGGTATCCCCCTGGTCGACGCGGTGACCGCCAGCTGCGCGGTGCCGGGGGTGTGGCCGCCGGTTCTGGCCGGCGGCGGGCTCTACATCGACGGCGGCGCCTACTCCCCGGCCAACGTCGACCTGGCCGAGGGGTACGACCGCGTCGTGGTCCTCGCCCCGATCCCCGGAGGATGGGGGCCGGTCCCCGGCCCCGCCGCCCAGCTGGCCGAGCTCCCGGAGAAGACCCGCACCGCCCTGGTCACCCCGGACGCCGCCGCCCTGGACGCGTTCGGCGGTCGGCTCCTCGACCCGGCCCGCCGCGCCCCGGCCGCCCGCGCCGGCCGCAACCAGGCCCCGTCGGTGCTCACCGCGGTCGCCGCCGCCTGGGACGGCTGA
- a CDS encoding 4-hydroxy-3-methylbut-2-enyl diphosphate reductase: MTATNRRRVLLAQPRGYCAGVDRAVVTVEKALEQYGAPIYVRKQIVHNTHVVSTLEKRGAIFVEETDEVPEGAIVVFSAHGVSPKVHEEAADRRLKTIDATCPLVTKVHKEAKRFAAEDRDIILIGHTGHEEVEGTSGEAPEHIQIVESPDQVDQVQVRDPDNVSWLSQTTLSVDETNQTVDALRKKFPNLLDPPSDDICYATSNRQDAVKAMAPECELVIVVGSDNSSNSVRLVEVALEAGADAAHLIDNASLMDEAWLEGVSTVGVTSGASVPDILVRDLLDRLAEYGFDDVEGVRTAEERLTFSLPKELRKDLRAETS, from the coding sequence ATGACTGCGACGAATCGCCGCCGTGTCCTGCTCGCCCAGCCCCGGGGTTACTGCGCCGGGGTGGACCGCGCTGTCGTCACGGTCGAAAAGGCCCTGGAGCAGTACGGTGCTCCGATCTACGTGCGCAAGCAGATCGTGCACAACACCCACGTGGTGAGCACCCTGGAGAAGCGCGGTGCGATCTTCGTCGAGGAGACCGACGAGGTGCCCGAGGGCGCGATCGTCGTCTTCTCCGCGCACGGCGTCTCCCCCAAGGTGCACGAGGAGGCCGCGGACCGCCGGCTCAAGACGATCGACGCGACCTGCCCGCTGGTCACCAAGGTGCACAAGGAGGCCAAGCGGTTCGCCGCCGAGGACCGGGACATCATCCTCATCGGCCACACCGGCCACGAGGAGGTCGAGGGCACCAGCGGCGAGGCGCCGGAGCACATCCAGATCGTGGAGAGCCCGGACCAGGTCGACCAGGTGCAGGTCCGCGACCCGGACAACGTCTCCTGGCTGTCCCAGACCACGCTCTCGGTCGACGAGACCAACCAGACCGTCGACGCGCTGCGCAAGAAGTTCCCCAACCTGCTCGACCCGCCCAGCGACGACATCTGCTACGCCACCTCCAACCGCCAGGACGCGGTCAAGGCGATGGCGCCCGAGTGCGAGCTGGTGATCGTGGTCGGCTCGGACAACTCCTCCAACTCGGTGCGGCTGGTCGAGGTCGCCCTGGAGGCCGGCGCGGACGCCGCGCACCTGATCGACAACGCCTCGCTGATGGACGAGGCCTGGCTGGAGGGCGTCAGCACGGTCGGCGTGACCAGCGGCGCCTCCGTCCCGGACATCCTCGTGCGGGATCTGCTGGACCGGCTCGCCGAGTACGGCTTCGACGATGTGGAGGGCGTGCGGACCGCCGAGGAGCGGCTGACCTTCTCGCTGCCCAAGGAGCTCCGCAAGGACCTGCGCGCCGAGACCTCCTGA
- a CDS encoding SulP family inorganic anion transporter, with the protein MRARAAAGGRVLRDLLPARSDLADMGRRPLRNLLSGVTVAVVALPLALGFGASSGLGPEAGLATAIVAGALAALFGGSSVQVSGPTGAMTVVLVPIVARYGPGGVLMVGLMAGVLLVLLALFRAGRYMRFVPTPVIEGFTVGIAAVIALQQVPSALGVEAPEGENTLLVAAEAARGFAAEPDWQAPALALGTAAVVLLGGRLLPRVPVSILAVAGAGALVAFTPLTAAPVGDIPAGLPAPSLDFLDPAAVGPLLTSAVAVAALAALESLLSASVADGMTGGPRHHPDRELFGQGLANIVTPLFGGVPATAAIARTAVNVRSGASSRLAALTHALVLAAVVYAAAPLVGAIPMAALAGVLLATAVRMVDAAAVRSIMRTTRGDAAVLVCTTLVTLAFDLVLAVLVGLVLSGALALRAVAGNARLDRLHVDGPEEGPAVRVVHPPGAAVFRLDGPLFFAGAHRLLVRLHEVRDVPSAVLDMSRVTAVDATGALLLKEAVDELELRGVAVHLSGVRPGHHRPLRTVGLLDDTHAVAPSGEAFDARLLAPSPPG; encoded by the coding sequence GTGAGGGCCCGGGCCGCGGCCGGCGGCCGCGTGCTCCGCGACCTGCTGCCGGCCCGCTCCGACCTGGCCGACATGGGGCGCCGGCCGCTGCGGAACCTGCTGTCCGGGGTGACGGTGGCCGTGGTCGCGCTCCCGCTGGCGCTGGGCTTCGGCGCCTCGTCCGGGCTGGGTCCGGAGGCCGGGCTGGCGACGGCGATCGTCGCCGGCGCGCTGGCCGCCCTGTTCGGCGGGTCGAGCGTGCAGGTGTCCGGGCCGACCGGCGCGATGACCGTGGTCCTGGTCCCGATCGTCGCCCGGTACGGGCCCGGCGGGGTGCTGATGGTCGGGCTGATGGCGGGGGTGCTGCTGGTCCTGCTCGCGCTGTTCCGGGCCGGCCGGTACATGCGGTTCGTGCCGACCCCGGTCATCGAGGGGTTCACCGTCGGGATCGCCGCGGTGATCGCGCTGCAGCAGGTGCCCTCGGCGCTGGGCGTGGAGGCCCCGGAGGGCGAGAACACGCTGCTGGTGGCGGCCGAGGCGGCGCGCGGGTTCGCCGCCGAGCCGGACTGGCAGGCGCCGGCCCTGGCGCTGGGCACCGCGGCGGTGGTGCTGCTCGGCGGCCGGCTGCTGCCGCGGGTGCCGGTGTCCATCCTGGCCGTGGCCGGGGCGGGCGCCCTGGTCGCCTTCACCCCGCTGACCGCGGCCCCGGTCGGCGACATCCCGGCCGGCCTGCCGGCGCCGTCCCTGGACTTCCTCGACCCGGCCGCGGTCGGGCCGCTGCTCACCTCCGCGGTGGCGGTGGCCGCGCTGGCCGCCCTGGAGAGCCTGCTGTCCGCGTCGGTGGCCGACGGCATGACCGGCGGGCCCCGGCACCACCCGGACCGGGAGCTGTTCGGGCAGGGCCTGGCCAATATCGTCACCCCGCTGTTCGGCGGGGTCCCGGCGACCGCGGCGATCGCGCGCACCGCGGTCAACGTGCGCTCCGGCGCGTCGAGCCGGCTGGCCGCGCTGACCCACGCCCTGGTGCTGGCCGCCGTGGTCTACGCGGCGGCGCCGCTGGTCGGCGCGATCCCGATGGCCGCCCTGGCCGGGGTGCTGCTGGCCACCGCGGTGCGGATGGTGGACGCCGCGGCGGTGCGCTCCATCATGCGGACCACCCGGGGCGACGCCGCCGTGCTGGTCTGCACGACGCTGGTGACGCTCGCCTTCGACCTGGTGCTGGCGGTCCTGGTCGGCCTGGTGCTGAGCGGGGCGCTGGCGCTGCGCGCGGTCGCCGGGAACGCCCGGTTGGACCGGCTGCACGTGGACGGCCCGGAGGAGGGCCCCGCGGTTCGGGTGGTGCACCCGCCGGGCGCGGCGGTGTTCCGGCTGGACGGTCCGCTGTTCTTCGCCGGCGCGCACCGGCTGCTGGTGCGGCTGCACGAGGTGCGCGACGTCCCGTCGGCGGTGCTGGACATGTCCCGGGTGACCGCGGTGGACGCCACCGGCGCGCTGCTGCTCAAGGAGGCGGTGGACGAGCTGGAGCTGCGCGGCGTCGCGGTGCACCTGTCCGGGGTGCGCCCCGGCCACCACCGGCCGCTGCGCACCGTGGGCCTGCTCGACGACACGCACGCCGTCGCCCCGTCCGGGGAGGCCTTCGACGCCCGGCTGCTCGCACCCTCCCCGCCCGGCTGA
- a CDS encoding exodeoxyribonuclease VII small subunit has protein sequence MAKKATAAEPDAPEQGEQAGPELSYEEAREELDNVVRRLESGGLTLKESLALWEKGEQLAKTCEQWLEGARAKLAVAMEEGDGRPEQRDADAPF, from the coding sequence ATGGCGAAGAAGGCGACCGCGGCCGAACCCGACGCCCCGGAGCAGGGCGAGCAGGCAGGGCCGGAACTGAGCTACGAAGAGGCCCGGGAAGAGCTCGACAACGTCGTGCGCCGCCTGGAGTCCGGCGGCCTGACGCTGAAGGAGTCACTCGCCCTCTGGGAGAAGGGCGAACAGCTCGCCAAGACCTGCGAACAGTGGCTCGAAGGCGCCCGCGCCAAACTCGCCGTCGCCATGGAGGAGGGCGACGGCCGGCCCGAGCAGCGGGACGCCGACGCCCCGTTCTGA